From the genome of Malus sylvestris chromosome 6, drMalSylv7.2, whole genome shotgun sequence, one region includes:
- the LOC126626728 gene encoding uncharacterized protein LOC126626728 isoform X2, with product MTLINLSSLSPWLSRLSHHPSPPLPIFPTTTFLFRNIQSTSINFSKLLRVKASLGETQNGSGLAEDSVSELLDAELLGRVSGTKDAQEALQLIAEMPDRNGGVVSVSDCCAIISAALKRNNRDLALSVFYEMRASFDQGVNEDGPLVERWKWSRPDVRVYTSLILGLAASLRVSDAMRMINNVCRVGVSPAEEVPFGKVVRCPSCMIAVAVAQPQHGIQVVSCAKCCYQYELISGNIASIESEEISMDVPAWKRGLRFLNIMKQSIPAAVHSIVVQTPSGIARTNRFATETVDLPAQEGERVTIALAAPSSVYREVGPLKFSPKAPNFYPGEPICLTNHEDGRESKLLRAPLKDGGSLLTNPSILFPIVAVLASGNAASGVIDPTFPQFLPVAAVASLAVGVTLNTLVVPQLNRLPRRIVDTVAIKQQLLSQYDTLQSRIRGLKESAEKEVWMLARMCQLENKIVAVGEPSYRARRSKVKRVREGLENSLKGRIELIDSYARISSMIEIEVELDSDVLAAEAASNAENIAEQIQQTMELENLEERWRIQVEANDEAERLLSSQPMPTEQV from the exons ATGACTCTAATAAACCTCAGCTCCCTCTCCCCATGGCTCTCCCGCCTCTCTCACCACCCTTCTCCGCCCCTTCCCATCTTTCCCACCACCACTTTTTTGTTCAGAAATATTCAATCCACTTCCATCAACTTCTCAAAGCTCCTCAGAGTAAAAGCCTCATTGGGGGAGACCCAAAACGGCAGTGGGTTGGCAGAGGACTCTGTTTCTGAGCTGTTGGACGCTGAGTTGCTTGGAAGAGTATCGGGTACTAAAGATGCCCAGGAAGCACTCCAGCTGATCGCTGAAATGCCTGACAGAAATGGTGGTGTAGTGAGTGTATCTGATTGCTGTGCTATTATATCGGCTGCCCTTAAGCGGAACAACCGCGACTTGGCTCTCTCTGTTTTCTATGAAATGCGTGCGAGTTTTGATCAAG GTGTTAATGAAGATGGCCCTCTTGTTGAGAGGTGGAAATGGTCCAGACCAGATGTGCGTGTTTACACATCATTGATTCTGGGTCTAGCTGCGTCACTTAGGGTTTCTGATGCCATGAGGATGATCAACAATGTTTGCCGAGTTGGAGTATCTCCTGCTGAGGAG GTTCCATTTGGGAAGGTTGTTAGGTGTCCTAGCTGTATGATAGCTGTTGCTGTTGCACAACCACAGCATGGTATTCAG GTAGTGTCGTGTGCAAAGTGCTGCTACCAATACGAACTTATTTCTGGCAACATAGCTAGCATTGAGTCGGAAGAAATCAG CATGGATGTTCCAGCTTGGAAAAGGGGACTAAGATTCCTGAACATAATGAAGCAAAGTATTCCTGCGGCTGTTCACTCCATTGTG GTACAAACCCCATCTGGTATAGCTCGTACAAACAGGTTTGCTACTGAAACAGTTGATCTCCCAGCACAGGAAGGGGAAAGGGTAACAATTGCTCTAGCAGCTCCATCAAGTGTTTACAGAGAGGTTGGTCCCTTAAAATTTAGTCCTAAGGCACCAAATTTTTACCCTGGGGAGCCTATCTGCTTGACAAACCATGAAGATGGCCGGGAGTCAAAACTATTAAGAGCCCCCTTAAAGGATGGAGGATCGTTGCTAACTAACCCCTCCATACTTTTTCCAATTGTTGCTGTTTTGGCCTCTGGAAATGCCGCCTCTGGAGTTATAGACCCCACCTTCCCCCAATTCCTTCCAGTTGCTGCAGTAGCATCTCTTGCTGTTGGAGTTACTCTGAACACATTGGTTGTCCCCCAATTAAATCGT CTTCCTCGGAGAATAGTGGATACAGTTGCCATCAAGCAGCAACTTTTATCGCAATATGACACACTCCAATCTCGTATAAGGGGCCTAAAAGAATCTGCTGAAAAAGAG GTCTGGATGTTGGCTCGGATGTGCCAacttgagaacaaaattgttgcTGTAGGAGAGCCTTCTTATCG TGCTCGAAGAAGTAAAGTCAAAAGGGTCCGAGAAGGCTTGGAAAATTCTCTCAAGGGACGAATTGAACTTATTGACAGCTATGCAAGG ATTTCATCAATGATCGAAATTGAGGTAGAACTGGACTCCGATGTTCTTGCTGCTGAAGCAGCAAGCAATGCG GAAAATATTGCTGAACAGATACAGCAAACCATGGAGCTAGAAAACCTTGAAGAG
- the LOC126626728 gene encoding uncharacterized protein LOC126626728 isoform X1, producing MTLINLSSLSPWLSRLSHHPSPPLPIFPTTTFLFRNIQSTSINFSKLLRVKASLGETQNGSGLAEDSVSELLDAELLGRVSGTKDAQEALQLIAEMPDRNGGVVSVSDCCAIISAALKRNNRDLALSVFYEMRASFDQGVNEDGPLVERWKWSRPDVRVYTSLILGLAASLRVSDAMRMINNVCRVGVSPAEEVPFGKVVRCPSCMIAVAVAQPQHGIQLLLMPVNVQVVSCAKCCYQYELISGNIASIESEEISMDVPAWKRGLRFLNIMKQSIPAAVHSIVVQTPSGIARTNRFATETVDLPAQEGERVTIALAAPSSVYREVGPLKFSPKAPNFYPGEPICLTNHEDGRESKLLRAPLKDGGSLLTNPSILFPIVAVLASGNAASGVIDPTFPQFLPVAAVASLAVGVTLNTLVVPQLNRLPRRIVDTVAIKQQLLSQYDTLQSRIRGLKESAEKEVWMLARMCQLENKIVAVGEPSYRARRSKVKRVREGLENSLKGRIELIDSYARISSMIEIEVELDSDVLAAEAASNAENIAEQIQQTMELENLEERWRIQVEANDEAERLLSSQPMPTEQV from the exons ATGACTCTAATAAACCTCAGCTCCCTCTCCCCATGGCTCTCCCGCCTCTCTCACCACCCTTCTCCGCCCCTTCCCATCTTTCCCACCACCACTTTTTTGTTCAGAAATATTCAATCCACTTCCATCAACTTCTCAAAGCTCCTCAGAGTAAAAGCCTCATTGGGGGAGACCCAAAACGGCAGTGGGTTGGCAGAGGACTCTGTTTCTGAGCTGTTGGACGCTGAGTTGCTTGGAAGAGTATCGGGTACTAAAGATGCCCAGGAAGCACTCCAGCTGATCGCTGAAATGCCTGACAGAAATGGTGGTGTAGTGAGTGTATCTGATTGCTGTGCTATTATATCGGCTGCCCTTAAGCGGAACAACCGCGACTTGGCTCTCTCTGTTTTCTATGAAATGCGTGCGAGTTTTGATCAAG GTGTTAATGAAGATGGCCCTCTTGTTGAGAGGTGGAAATGGTCCAGACCAGATGTGCGTGTTTACACATCATTGATTCTGGGTCTAGCTGCGTCACTTAGGGTTTCTGATGCCATGAGGATGATCAACAATGTTTGCCGAGTTGGAGTATCTCCTGCTGAGGAG GTTCCATTTGGGAAGGTTGTTAGGTGTCCTAGCTGTATGATAGCTGTTGCTGTTGCACAACCACAGCATGGTATTCAG CTGCTGCTCATGCCAGTTAATGTTCAGGTAGTGTCGTGTGCAAAGTGCTGCTACCAATACGAACTTATTTCTGGCAACATAGCTAGCATTGAGTCGGAAGAAATCAG CATGGATGTTCCAGCTTGGAAAAGGGGACTAAGATTCCTGAACATAATGAAGCAAAGTATTCCTGCGGCTGTTCACTCCATTGTG GTACAAACCCCATCTGGTATAGCTCGTACAAACAGGTTTGCTACTGAAACAGTTGATCTCCCAGCACAGGAAGGGGAAAGGGTAACAATTGCTCTAGCAGCTCCATCAAGTGTTTACAGAGAGGTTGGTCCCTTAAAATTTAGTCCTAAGGCACCAAATTTTTACCCTGGGGAGCCTATCTGCTTGACAAACCATGAAGATGGCCGGGAGTCAAAACTATTAAGAGCCCCCTTAAAGGATGGAGGATCGTTGCTAACTAACCCCTCCATACTTTTTCCAATTGTTGCTGTTTTGGCCTCTGGAAATGCCGCCTCTGGAGTTATAGACCCCACCTTCCCCCAATTCCTTCCAGTTGCTGCAGTAGCATCTCTTGCTGTTGGAGTTACTCTGAACACATTGGTTGTCCCCCAATTAAATCGT CTTCCTCGGAGAATAGTGGATACAGTTGCCATCAAGCAGCAACTTTTATCGCAATATGACACACTCCAATCTCGTATAAGGGGCCTAAAAGAATCTGCTGAAAAAGAG GTCTGGATGTTGGCTCGGATGTGCCAacttgagaacaaaattgttgcTGTAGGAGAGCCTTCTTATCG TGCTCGAAGAAGTAAAGTCAAAAGGGTCCGAGAAGGCTTGGAAAATTCTCTCAAGGGACGAATTGAACTTATTGACAGCTATGCAAGG ATTTCATCAATGATCGAAATTGAGGTAGAACTGGACTCCGATGTTCTTGCTGCTGAAGCAGCAAGCAATGCG GAAAATATTGCTGAACAGATACAGCAAACCATGGAGCTAGAAAACCTTGAAGAG
- the LOC126626727 gene encoding uncharacterized protein LOC126626727 gives MATKPLTTEAIALTEKKMDMTLEDIIKMSKVAPKGKNQRRASNKSQNFAKVAAQDKPTKLRRFMDSRSSIRQGVLAQRRSNFQRNQFPIAAEAARKAAVAPPRNRAFNRNRVPNWKPRAGAPFDQRRVANVGFGNKLPLPQQQQHQHPRLQENALPKQRPQTLDLLFANMKEQRMRAQPRQNNGVPRTNRGGQQRPPWGRGGRFGN, from the exons ATGGCGACGAAACCACTTACAACTGAAGCAATTGCTCTTACAGAGAAGAAGATGGACATGACATTGG AGGATATCATTAAAATGTCGAAAGTTGCTCCCAAGGGTAAGAACCAGCGGAGAGCTTCG AATAAATCTCAGAATTTTGCAAAGGTTGCTGCTCAAGATAAACCAACAAAGCTGCGGCGCTTTATGGACTCAAGATCTTCCATTAGACAG GGGGTTCTAGCTCAGAGAAGGTCAAATTTTCAGAGAAACCAATTCCCCATAGCAGCTGAGGCTGCGCGAAAGGCAGCAGTTGCTCCTCCTCGCAATAGAGCTTTTAATCGTAACCGGGTGCCCAACTGGAAACCAAG GGCTGGTGCACCATTTGATCAAAGAAGGGTTGCAAATGTTGGCTTTGGTAACAAG CTACCACTgccgcagcagcagcagcatcagCACCCTCGGCTGCAAGAGAATGCACTTCCTAAGCAGAGGCCTCAAACACTCGATTTGCTGTTTGCAAACATGAAGGAGCAGAGGATGAGAGCGCAACCACGCCAGAACAATGGCGTACCACGCACCAATAGGGGTGGCCAGCAGAGGCCCCCTTGGGGAAGAGGCGGACGGTTTGGCAACTAA
- the LOC126626728 gene encoding uncharacterized protein LOC126626728 isoform X3 — protein MTLINLSSLSPWLSRLSHHPSPPLPIFPTTTFLFRNIQSTSINFSKLLRVKASLGETQNGSGLAEDSVSELLDAELLGRVSGTKDAQEALQLIAEMPDRNGGVVSVSDCCAIISAALKRNNRDLALSVFYEMRASFDQGVNEDGPLVERWKWSRPDVRVYTSLILGLAASLRVSDAMRMINNVCRVGVSPAEEVPFGKVVRCPSCMIAVAVAQPQHGIQLLLMPVNVQVVSCAKCCYQYELISGNIASIESEEISMDVPAWKRGLRFLNIMKQSIPAAVHSIVVQTPSGIARTNRFATETVDLPAQEGERVTIALAAPSSVYREVGPLKFSPKAPNFYPGEPICLTNHEDGRESKLLRAPLKDGGSLLTNPSILFPIVAVLASGNAASGVIDPTFPQFLPVAAVASLAVGVTLNTLVVPQLNRLPRRIVDTVAIKQQLLSQYDTLQSRIRGLKESAEKEVWMLARMCQLENKIVAVGEPSYRARRSKVKRVREGLENSLKGRIELIDSYARISSMIEIEVELDSDVLAAEAASNARWRIQVEANDEAERLLSSQPMPTEQV, from the exons ATGACTCTAATAAACCTCAGCTCCCTCTCCCCATGGCTCTCCCGCCTCTCTCACCACCCTTCTCCGCCCCTTCCCATCTTTCCCACCACCACTTTTTTGTTCAGAAATATTCAATCCACTTCCATCAACTTCTCAAAGCTCCTCAGAGTAAAAGCCTCATTGGGGGAGACCCAAAACGGCAGTGGGTTGGCAGAGGACTCTGTTTCTGAGCTGTTGGACGCTGAGTTGCTTGGAAGAGTATCGGGTACTAAAGATGCCCAGGAAGCACTCCAGCTGATCGCTGAAATGCCTGACAGAAATGGTGGTGTAGTGAGTGTATCTGATTGCTGTGCTATTATATCGGCTGCCCTTAAGCGGAACAACCGCGACTTGGCTCTCTCTGTTTTCTATGAAATGCGTGCGAGTTTTGATCAAG GTGTTAATGAAGATGGCCCTCTTGTTGAGAGGTGGAAATGGTCCAGACCAGATGTGCGTGTTTACACATCATTGATTCTGGGTCTAGCTGCGTCACTTAGGGTTTCTGATGCCATGAGGATGATCAACAATGTTTGCCGAGTTGGAGTATCTCCTGCTGAGGAG GTTCCATTTGGGAAGGTTGTTAGGTGTCCTAGCTGTATGATAGCTGTTGCTGTTGCACAACCACAGCATGGTATTCAG CTGCTGCTCATGCCAGTTAATGTTCAGGTAGTGTCGTGTGCAAAGTGCTGCTACCAATACGAACTTATTTCTGGCAACATAGCTAGCATTGAGTCGGAAGAAATCAG CATGGATGTTCCAGCTTGGAAAAGGGGACTAAGATTCCTGAACATAATGAAGCAAAGTATTCCTGCGGCTGTTCACTCCATTGTG GTACAAACCCCATCTGGTATAGCTCGTACAAACAGGTTTGCTACTGAAACAGTTGATCTCCCAGCACAGGAAGGGGAAAGGGTAACAATTGCTCTAGCAGCTCCATCAAGTGTTTACAGAGAGGTTGGTCCCTTAAAATTTAGTCCTAAGGCACCAAATTTTTACCCTGGGGAGCCTATCTGCTTGACAAACCATGAAGATGGCCGGGAGTCAAAACTATTAAGAGCCCCCTTAAAGGATGGAGGATCGTTGCTAACTAACCCCTCCATACTTTTTCCAATTGTTGCTGTTTTGGCCTCTGGAAATGCCGCCTCTGGAGTTATAGACCCCACCTTCCCCCAATTCCTTCCAGTTGCTGCAGTAGCATCTCTTGCTGTTGGAGTTACTCTGAACACATTGGTTGTCCCCCAATTAAATCGT CTTCCTCGGAGAATAGTGGATACAGTTGCCATCAAGCAGCAACTTTTATCGCAATATGACACACTCCAATCTCGTATAAGGGGCCTAAAAGAATCTGCTGAAAAAGAG GTCTGGATGTTGGCTCGGATGTGCCAacttgagaacaaaattgttgcTGTAGGAGAGCCTTCTTATCG TGCTCGAAGAAGTAAAGTCAAAAGGGTCCGAGAAGGCTTGGAAAATTCTCTCAAGGGACGAATTGAACTTATTGACAGCTATGCAAGG ATTTCATCAATGATCGAAATTGAGGTAGAACTGGACTCCGATGTTCTTGCTGCTGAAGCAGCAAGCAATGCG